Genomic window (Blastocatellia bacterium):
TAGTTGCAGGGTATTCACTGCCTTGTGAACGATGAATTGAAATAGCATAAGCTAAGGTCAATTCGTGTAAATCAGCAAAGTCGTAAGTAATACTTCTATCGTTAAAACTAACAGTTATTTGACGGTCTTCTAAATCAATATTTTCAATATGACCTATATCGCCGTTAAATACTTCTAATTTATAGTTGTTAACTTGTTGGATTACGCGATCACCTACACGATAAATAGTAATTCCCCATTTTATTTCTGTTTTATCAGGGTGAGCCGGATTTATGGCTTCTTGAAGCATTATATTTAAGTTTGTAGTGCCAATGCTGCCTCGTTTCATTGGTGCAAGCACCTGAATTTGTTGAGGGCGGATTTGAAAACGTTTTGGAATAGATTGAGTTACTACTTTGACTACAAGAGCATTTATTTTTTCTGGATCAGTTTCTTCTATTAAGTAGCAATCCGAAGTTTCAGCCCCAGGGCGAGCAAATTCTGGCATTTGAGCTTTATTAATTTTATGTGCATAGGATATTATATTGCTTGCTGCTGCTTGACGGAAAACTTGGGTTAACTCAGCTATAGGCAAGGCTTTAGACTGAATCATATCTTGAAGAAATTGCCCTGGCCCAACGGATGGCAATTGATCAGCATCTCCAACAAAACAAATTTGCCCATCGCTTGGAATAGCTTTTAACAGACTATTGGCAAGCAAAATGTCAATCATAGATGCTTCATCAATAATAAAAACATCTCCTTCCAAAGGCATTTCCTGGTTATGTTTAAAGGAAAAAGTGCTAGGGTCAAATTCTAAAAGTCTGTGAATGGTTTTAGCTTCACATCCTGTTACTTCTCCTAGTCGTTGTGCTGCTCGGCCAGTTGGAGAAGCAAGTAAGACCTTTTTTCCCATAGCTTGTAGTAATTTAACCAATGCTCGTACTGTAGTAGTTTTGCCGCATCCAGGGCCACCAGTGATAATGCTAACCCCACTACTAGCAGCAGTTAAAATTGCTTGTTGTTGTTCTTCAGAAAGAGCAAATTTTTCTCGCTGACAAAATCGAGTTAACCATTTAATTACTCTTGCTGAATCCGTTGCCACTGCATGAGTAAAATTTAATAACTTCATTGCTGCGGCGCGTTCTGCTAGAAAGAGAGGAGCTACATAAATTGCTTGTTTTGTGCTAGGGACTTCTACTTGATATAATTCTTTATCTGTTGTCATTGCTGCAATTAGAGGAATAAATTTTTCTTGCTCAGGAATTTCTAAAGCTACCGAAGCACGTTCAAGTAATTCTTCTTGAGGTAAAAAACAATGTCCATCTTCAGTTGCTTCATAAAGAACGTGTGAAAGTCCTGCACGAAGTCGGGCTTCGGAATCCCGCGCTAACCCTAAATTTAATGCGATTTTATCAGCACTCTTAAAACCAATTCCATAAACATCTCGCGCTAATTGATAAGGATTAGTTTCTATAGTTTTGATTGTATCCTGTCCATATTGCTTAAAGATTTTTACTGCAAAATGAGAAGAAATATTATGAGAAGTAAGAAAAGTCATTATATTACGAATTTCTTTTTGTTCTACCCAAGCTTTTTTAATTCGGCTAAGACGAAAAGCAGAAATTCCATGAACTTCGGTTAAGCGTTCTGGATCATTTTCAATAATATCTAAAGTATCTAGTCCAAATTTTTGGACTATTCGGCGCGCTGTCACAGGGCCAACACCTTTAATTAAGCCTGATCCAAGATATTTTTCAATCCCTCCAAGTGTTGCAGGACGAGTAACCTGATAAGTGAGTGCCTTAAATTGATAACCATAAGTAGGATCATTAGACCAATAACCAGAAAGTTTAACGTTTTCACCTGGCGTAATTGATCCAAAGCTTCCCGTGACAGTAATTTCATCTATTGAGCCTTTTACAGTTAAACGCAGCACTGACCAACCATTATTGGGATTATGGAAGGTGACACGTTTAATTGAGCCTAGCAATTCTACCAATGAGTTATTATTAGACATTGCACCTTAAAAAATAATTAGTTTGCTTTAATTTTTCTTTAAGTATGCAAAAAAAATTTAATTAAAAACAAGAGTTATTTGCTTATGGAAATAATAAAGAAAATAGTTTAAGAACTAGACAAGATGACATAATACTTGCGTATTACTGAGCTATAGAAGTTAAAGAACAAAATTCATTAGCAGTAATTTCCAACACTGTACGGACTTTGCCTTCTTTATCTTTCATTTGTTGAGGGCGTAAACGACCTTCTACATAAACTTTGGCACCTTTGGTTAACTGATGTTTGGCACGTTCGGCTTGGCT
Coding sequences:
- a CDS encoding ATP-dependent RecD-like DNA helicase, which gives rise to MSNNNSLVELLGSIKRVTFHNPNNGWSVLRLTVKGSIDEITVTGSFGSITPGENVKLSGYWSNDPTYGYQFKALTYQVTRPATLGGIEKYLGSGLIKGVGPVTARRIVQKFGLDTLDIIENDPERLTEVHGISAFRLSRIKKAWVEQKEIRNIMTFLTSHNISSHFAVKIFKQYGQDTIKTIETNPYQLARDVYGIGFKSADKIALNLGLARDSEARLRAGLSHVLYEATEDGHCFLPQEELLERASVALEIPEQEKFIPLIAAMTTDKELYQVEVPSTKQAIYVAPLFLAERAAAMKLLNFTHAVATDSARVIKWLTRFCQREKFALSEEQQQAILTAASSGVSIITGGPGCGKTTTVRALVKLLQAMGKKVLLASPTGRAAQRLGEVTGCEAKTIHRLLEFDPSTFSFKHNQEMPLEGDVFIIDEASMIDILLANSLLKAIPSDGQICFVGDADQLPSVGPGQFLQDMIQSKALPIAELTQVFRQAAASNIISYAHKINKAQMPEFARPGAETSDCYLIEETDPEKINALVVKVVTQSIPKRFQIRPQQIQVLAPMKRGSIGTTNLNIMLQEAINPAHPDKTEIKWGITIYRVGDRVIQQVNNYKLEVFNGDIGHIENIDLEDRQITVSFNDRSITYDFADLHELTLAYAISIHRSQGSEYPATIMPIHFQHWNLLNRSIVYTGLTRAKKLAILIGQTGAIKKAIRQNSSDRYTNLAQTLQMGKSGVGIGKLW
- the ssb gene encoding single-stranded DNA-binding protein; translated protein: MSFNKIFIVGHVGREPRIEVSSKGSFICYLAVATNEVIKQEKITTWYQVVLFGSQAERAKHQLTKGAKVYVEGRLRPQQMKDKEGKVRTVLEITANEFCSLTSIAQ